A genomic stretch from Tribolium castaneum strain GA2 chromosome 6, icTriCast1.1, whole genome shotgun sequence includes:
- the LOC662916 gene encoding UDP-N-acetylglucosamine pyrophosphorylase 2 (The RefSeq protein has 3 substitutions compared to this genomic sequence), translating into MANFDEIERKLRQLDQSHLLQFFYKFSDEEKKNFLQHLQGLDLDASARLFERAKNCLDVAPDTEDMKPIPHSQFESEEGCDGETLERYRIRGLEAIGAGEVGVLLLAGGQGTRLGVTYPKGRYSVGLPSGKTIFQIQAERIRRVQHLAKKHTGKGGKVTWYIMTSGPTDKMTETFLKSHNFFGLDPQNVVLFKQGLLPCFDFDGKIILEAPNLVALAPDGNGGIYRALHVNGVLDDMRRRGVKYIHAHSVDNILTKVADPVFIGYFIEKGGDCAAKVVKKAGPTEAVGVVCQIKGRFQVVEYSEISEEKAHLRDEEGNLVYSAGNICNHLFTTVFLQRVSDEFEHELKLHVAKKKIPFVDETGQTVTPERPNGINIEKFIFDVFPFSDRFVTWEVPRKSEFSAMKNMDSVGKDCPSTARQDLLALHRTYIEKAGGVVSAEVEISPLLSYTGEELEARVKGKMFTETTVLLGEEEISINGGRA; encoded by the coding sequence ATGGCAAATTTCGATGAAATTGAAAGAAAACTGAGACAACTGGACCAGAGCCACTTATTGCagtttttttacaagtttAGTGATGAGGAAAAAAAGAATTTCTTGCAACACTTGCAAGGTTTGGATTTGGACGCCAGTGCCAGGTTGTTTGAACGAGCGAAGAATTGTCTTGACGTGGCTCCGGACACCGAAGACATGAAGCCGATTCCGCATTCGCAGTTCGAGTCGGAGGAGGGTTGTGACGGTGAAACGCTCGAAAGGTACAGAATACGGGGGTTGGAGGCGATCGGCGCCGGTGAAGTGGGTGTCCTGCTTCTGGCAGGGGGGCAAGGCACCCGGCTGGGGGTCACGTACCCCAAGGGCATGTACTCGGTCGGCTTGCCCTCCGGGAAAACCATCTTCCAAATCCAGGCCGAACGCATCAGACGGGTCCAACACTTGGCTAAGAAACACACAGGGAAGGGTGGCAAAGTCACTTGGTATATCATGACAAGTGGCCCCACTGATAAAATGACTGAAACATTCCTCAAATCGCACAATTTCTTCGGCCTTGACCCCCAAAACGTCGTTTTGTTCAAGCAGGGCCTACTGCCCTGTTTCGATTTCGACGGGAAGATAATCCTAGAGGCCCCGAATCTAGTTGCCTTAGCCCCGGACGGAAACGGCGGGATATACCGTGCGTTGCACGTGAACGGTGTTTTAGACGACATGCGGAGGCGTGGCGTGAAGTACATTCACGCCCACAGCGTCGATAACATCCTCACCAAAGTCGCCGACCCGGTTTTCATTGGCTACTTTATTGAAAAGGGTGGGGATTGCGCGGCCAAAGTGGTCAAAAAGGCGGGACCAACGGAAGCGGTGGGCGTGGTGTGCCAAATCAAAGGGCGGTTCCAAGTCGTTGAATACAGCGAAATTTCGGAAGAAAAGGCGCATTTGCGTGACGAGGAGGGGAATCTGGTTTATAGTGCTGGCAACATTTGCAACCATTTATTCACAACTGTGTTTCTACAAAGGGTCAGCGATGAATTCGAACACGAATTGAAGTTACACGTggctaagaaaaaaattcctttCGTTGACGAAACCGGACAAACAGTCACACCGGAAAAACCCAACGgaattaaaatagaaaaattcattttcgaCGTTTTCCCATTCAGTGATCGGTTCGTGACGTGGGAAGTGCCCCGTAAAAGTGAATTCAGTGCAATGAAAAATATGGATAGTGTCGGTAAAGACTGCCCTTCCACGGCACGCCAGGATTTACTAGCCTTGCATCGGACTTATATTGAAAAAGCCGGGGGCGTGGTTTCCGCAGAGGTGGAGATTTCGCCCCTCCTGTCGTACACAGGGGAGGAGCTTGAAGCCCGCGTCAAAGGAAAAATGTTTACAGAAACGACCGTTTTATTGGGAGAGGAAGAGATTAGTATTAATGGTGGGAGGGCTTAA
- the LOC103314071 gene encoding uncharacterized protein LOC103314071 isoform X1, translating into MSQTSRTGLIASPTKKIYRSQKVSTIQLRAFARPAPFVLKPFAGLYNPYPYGCSLLCNHPTDSEAKELLKRVKDSWATEGKNLLLTEEIEAIRAGFENFQPLEKNVKHVQINALDSVPEELFRRYTETDSRPLTPAPTLASAATRASGSRRCVTPDPAPTNQIREKTLLILDLRRSHSQETLSWHGSSSLQEPPIIRIQRVPTRIGSFDESASPKAKSPTHLLTHPNASRSSTPSSVKALKKKNKEVEEPPIKEKQEEKKSDDEEEAEDEFIKRRGKKRRKKREGSGAPAFQTSVDPETQVATIGPDSHNPSARPSLVPATPEETLEVPESGKRSARPSKCWDIDSFLDVEILKQLRRELDEEVIDNEFNQKRRTALQEALKTIPKDKINCEALIKVQNELKLPPVNTELWLSLPRVFSRSSARFELPLDSRTLETMTPLQYIQNNVSITSPRKLLYNCIFNKFKIDELEATSERKIRGKDIQSALNLMMGKAMTQKQATYIRDLIGWRDDDVMDFKTFCGLCALCERLLAPEYCAQLPDRKSDPCHEIETADFEALTRKLHGKKVDKNLVEILQGIKTR; encoded by the exons ATGAGTCAAACATCAAGAACTGGCTTAATCGCAAGCcccactaaaaaaatatacaggtcACAAAAA GTTTCAACAATTCAACTGCGAGCATTTGCACGCCCTGCACCCTTCGTCCTTAAGCCCTTTGCAGGACTTTACAACCCTTATCCGTACGGTTGTTCCCTTCTTTGCAACCACCCAACGGACAGCGAAGCAAAAGAATTACTAAAAAGAGTGAAAGACTCATGG GCCACTGAAGGCAAAAACTTGCTATTGACCGAAGAGATTGAAGCAATCAGAGCTGGATTCGAAAATTTCCAGCCTCtagaaaaaaacgtaaaacacgtgcaaataaacgccCTTGATAGCGTTCCTGAGGAATTATTCAGACGTTACACAGAGACGGACTCGAGGCCTTTAACCCCCGCCCCCACATTAGCAAGCGCCGCAACCAGAGCCTCGGGATCTAGACGCTGTGTCACGCCAGACCCCGCCCCCACCAATCAAATTCGAGAAAAGACACTCCTCATTTTGGACTTGAGGCGGAGCCACAGCCAG GAGACGCTGTCATGGCACGGGAGCTCTTCCTTGCAAGAACCGCCGATTATACGCATACAGCGCGTCCCCACACGGATTGGGAGCTTCGACGAAAGCGCCTCACCTAAAGCCAAGTCCCCGACCCACCTATTGACCCACCCGAACGCGTCAAGGTCATCGACCCCGAGCTCGGTCAAGGCcctcaaaaagaaaaacaaggaAGTGGAGGAGCCCCCCATTAAGGAGAAACAAGAGGAAAAGAAGTCGGACGATGAAGAGGAGGCAGAGGACGAGTTTATCAAGCGCAGAGGGAAGAAAAGGCGCAAGAAGCGGGAAGGCTCTGGGGCACCGGCTTTCCAGACCTCAGTGGACCCGGAAACACAG gtcGCTACGATTGGTCCCGACTCACACAACCCCAGTGCTCGCCCTTCTCTAGTCCCAGCTACTCCCGAAGAAACTCTAGAGGTTCCCGAATCGGGGAAAAGGTCCGCCAGGCCCTCAAAATGCTGGGATATTGACTCGTTCCTAGACgtcgaaattttgaaacaattaagGCGCGAGTTGGACGAGGAAGTTATTGATAATGAATTCAACcagaaa CGACGAACGGCTCTACAAGAAGCGTTAAAAACCATCCCGAAGGACAAAATAAATTGCGAGGCCTTGATTAAGGTccaaaacgaattaaaattgcCTCCTGTTAACACAGAACTTTGGCTGTCTCTACCGCGGGTTTTTTCGCGCTCTAGTGCCCGCTTTGAGCTGCCTCTGGACAGCAGAACGCTGGAAACCATGACACCGCTACAGTACATCCAAAACAATGTCAGTATCACGAGCCCTAGGAAACTGTTGTATAATTGCATTTTCAACAAGTTCAAAATCGACGAGCTTGAGGCGACCAGTGAAAGAAAGATTCGAGGAAAA GACATCCAGAGTGCGCTGAATTTGATGATGGGTAAAGCAATGACGCAGAAACAAGCGACGTACATTCGCGATTTGATTGGCTGGAGGGACGATGACGTCATGGATTTTAAAACGTTTTGCGGTTTGTGCGCCCTCTGTGAACGCCTATTGGCTCCTGAGTACTGTGCGCAGTTGCCAGACCGCAAGAGCGATCCTTGTCACGAA ATTGAAACCGCCGATTTTGAAGCGCTAACAAGGAAATTACATGGGAAAAAGGTGGACAAGAACTTGGTGGAGATCCTGCAAGGGATTAAGACTCGCtag
- the LOC662858 gene encoding cytochrome c oxidase subunit 6A2, mitochondrial, which produces MAALINHSVRRFLQTSARRAVQVQGPSAVSGGHEGGYKVWRNMTFFVAFPAIALCAVNCYLAHYSGHHERPPFVKYEYLRIRTKRFPWGDGNHSLFHNPHTNALPDGYEDEH; this is translated from the exons ATGGCGGCTCTTATCAACCACTCTGTTCGAAGATTTTTGCAAACTTCTGCCCGAAGGGCCGTTCAGGTCCAGGGGCCTTCGGCCGTTTCCGGTGGCCATGAAG GGGGCTACAAGGTCTGGAGGAATATGACGTTCTTTGTGGCATTTCCAGCCATCGCTCTGTGCGCTGTGAACTGCTACCTGGCCCACTACAGTGGGCACCATGAGAGGCCACCTTTCGTCAAGTACGAGTATTTGAGGATCAGGACTAAGAGGTTCCCGTGGGGCGATGGCAACCACTCCTTGTTCCACAACCCACACACTAATGCTCTCCCTGATGGTTACGAGGATGAACATTAG
- the Gemin7 gene encoding gem (nuclear organelle) associated protein 7 has protein sequence MAQDKVPGAPDCDTVKQEAMAFLRERYLYLLSSLCGAGDCEIKMHENTDVKCRIKAFDSNFENIIVEDLQTPMPVPINKAILRTGDIISMKFHCDYTKLIK, from the exons ATGGCCCAAGACAAGGTTCCAGGCGCCCCAGACTGCGATACCGTAAAGCAGGAAGCGATGGCGTTTTTGCGGGAACGGTACTTATACCTGCTTTCAAGTTTATGCG GGGCCGGagattgtgaaataaaaatgcacGAGAACACGGATGTGAAATGCCGGATAAAAGCCTTTGAttcgaattttgaaaatattattgttgaaGATTTGCAAACACCGATGCCCGTGCCCATCAATAAGGCGATTTTGAGGACCGGTGATataatttcaatgaaatttCACTGtgattatactaaattaattaaataa
- the LOC103314071 gene encoding uncharacterized protein LOC103314071 isoform X2 encodes MSQTSRTGLIASPTKKIYRSQKVSTIQLRAFARPAPFVLKPFAGLYNPYPYGCSLLCNHPTDSEAKELLKRVKDSWATEGKNLLLTEEIEAIRAGFENFQPLEKNVKHVQINALDSVPEELFRRYTETDSRPLTPAPTLASAATRASGSRRCVTPDPAPTNQIREKTLLILDLRRSHSQETLSWHGSSSLQEPPIIRIQRVPTRIGSFDESASPKAKSPTHLLTHPNASRSSTPSSVKALKKKNKEVEEPPIKEKQEEKKSDDEEEAEDEFIKRRGKKRRKKREGSGAPAFQTSVDPETQVATIGPDSHNPSARPSLVPATPEETLEVPESGKRSARPSKCWDIDSFLDVEILKQLRRELDEEVIDNEFNQKRRTALQEALKTIPKDKINCEALIKVQNELKLPPVNTELWLSLPRVFSRSSARFELPLDSRTLETMTPLQYIQNNVSITSPRKLLYNCIFNKFKIDELEATSERKIRGKDIQSALNLMMGKAMTQKQATYIRDLIGWRDDDVMDFKTFCGLCALCERLLAPEYCAQLPDRKSDPCHEVISRCFVSSSVCLFQIETADFEALTRKLHGKKVDKNLVEILQGIKTR; translated from the exons ATGAGTCAAACATCAAGAACTGGCTTAATCGCAAGCcccactaaaaaaatatacaggtcACAAAAA GTTTCAACAATTCAACTGCGAGCATTTGCACGCCCTGCACCCTTCGTCCTTAAGCCCTTTGCAGGACTTTACAACCCTTATCCGTACGGTTGTTCCCTTCTTTGCAACCACCCAACGGACAGCGAAGCAAAAGAATTACTAAAAAGAGTGAAAGACTCATGG GCCACTGAAGGCAAAAACTTGCTATTGACCGAAGAGATTGAAGCAATCAGAGCTGGATTCGAAAATTTCCAGCCTCtagaaaaaaacgtaaaacacgtgcaaataaacgccCTTGATAGCGTTCCTGAGGAATTATTCAGACGTTACACAGAGACGGACTCGAGGCCTTTAACCCCCGCCCCCACATTAGCAAGCGCCGCAACCAGAGCCTCGGGATCTAGACGCTGTGTCACGCCAGACCCCGCCCCCACCAATCAAATTCGAGAAAAGACACTCCTCATTTTGGACTTGAGGCGGAGCCACAGCCAG GAGACGCTGTCATGGCACGGGAGCTCTTCCTTGCAAGAACCGCCGATTATACGCATACAGCGCGTCCCCACACGGATTGGGAGCTTCGACGAAAGCGCCTCACCTAAAGCCAAGTCCCCGACCCACCTATTGACCCACCCGAACGCGTCAAGGTCATCGACCCCGAGCTCGGTCAAGGCcctcaaaaagaaaaacaaggaAGTGGAGGAGCCCCCCATTAAGGAGAAACAAGAGGAAAAGAAGTCGGACGATGAAGAGGAGGCAGAGGACGAGTTTATCAAGCGCAGAGGGAAGAAAAGGCGCAAGAAGCGGGAAGGCTCTGGGGCACCGGCTTTCCAGACCTCAGTGGACCCGGAAACACAG gtcGCTACGATTGGTCCCGACTCACACAACCCCAGTGCTCGCCCTTCTCTAGTCCCAGCTACTCCCGAAGAAACTCTAGAGGTTCCCGAATCGGGGAAAAGGTCCGCCAGGCCCTCAAAATGCTGGGATATTGACTCGTTCCTAGACgtcgaaattttgaaacaattaagGCGCGAGTTGGACGAGGAAGTTATTGATAATGAATTCAACcagaaa CGACGAACGGCTCTACAAGAAGCGTTAAAAACCATCCCGAAGGACAAAATAAATTGCGAGGCCTTGATTAAGGTccaaaacgaattaaaattgcCTCCTGTTAACACAGAACTTTGGCTGTCTCTACCGCGGGTTTTTTCGCGCTCTAGTGCCCGCTTTGAGCTGCCTCTGGACAGCAGAACGCTGGAAACCATGACACCGCTACAGTACATCCAAAACAATGTCAGTATCACGAGCCCTAGGAAACTGTTGTATAATTGCATTTTCAACAAGTTCAAAATCGACGAGCTTGAGGCGACCAGTGAAAGAAAGATTCGAGGAAAA GACATCCAGAGTGCGCTGAATTTGATGATGGGTAAAGCAATGACGCAGAAACAAGCGACGTACATTCGCGATTTGATTGGCTGGAGGGACGATGACGTCATGGATTTTAAAACGTTTTGCGGTTTGTGCGCCCTCTGTGAACGCCTATTGGCTCCTGAGTACTGTGCGCAGTTGCCAGACCGCAAGAGCGATCCTTGTCACGAAGTAATATCGCGTTGTTTTGTTTCGAGTAGTGTTTGCTTGTTTCAGATTGAAACCGCCGATTTTGAAGCGCTAACAAGGAAATTACATGGGAAAAAGGTGGACAAGAACTTGGTGGAGATCCTGCAAGGGATTAAGACTCGCtag